One Herbaspirillum rubrisubalbicans genomic window carries:
- a CDS encoding heavy metal sensor histidine kinase: MTEAQSAATSPSGKRRRLPLRQSITARLVLMSAASALLIFAVAGVALYTVLKGELLRHERDGLITTLNDISYQIERAGNTERWSRVQMKLAALSQGDQHVFFWIASDNAQFTFGDLTRLNPAAISHDDGKSVGRLHLPGRRYPLHIMTRTLPALDERPEVRVTVGVDGAPYFEMRRTFLLATTISSLLGIVLAVISSYWIARAGLAPLRRMSARAQSFSPRKLSARMPVEALPEELSVLADAFNGALERIEQAYTQLEAFNADVAHELRTPLANLIGQTQVALARERSAGEFKDVLQSNLEELDRIRSIVNDMLFLARSDQGEAATARVPARVADEVHKTADFFEFVLDDAGMGITVTGDTTTTATMETALFKRALTNLIQNAIQHSPQGAQLRIDIASGQDMVSVAVTNPGPAIDEQHLPRLFDRFYRVDSARQDINGSHGHGLGLAIVKAVARMHGGRAFASSSDGHNTIGFTIARQ, encoded by the coding sequence ATGACTGAGGCCCAGTCCGCCGCCACCTCCCCGAGCGGCAAAAGGCGCCGCCTGCCGCTGCGCCAATCGATCACGGCGCGCCTGGTGCTCATGTCGGCCGCCTCGGCCCTGCTGATCTTTGCCGTGGCTGGAGTGGCGCTCTACACGGTCTTGAAGGGGGAGTTGCTGCGCCACGAGCGCGATGGCCTCATCACCACCCTCAACGACATCAGCTACCAGATCGAGCGCGCCGGCAATACCGAGCGCTGGAGCCGGGTACAGATGAAGCTGGCCGCGCTCTCGCAGGGCGACCAGCACGTTTTCTTCTGGATTGCCAGCGACAATGCGCAATTCACCTTCGGCGACCTGACGCGCCTGAACCCGGCGGCCATCTCGCATGATGACGGCAAATCGGTGGGCCGCCTGCATCTACCAGGGCGCCGTTATCCGCTGCACATCATGACGCGCACCCTGCCAGCGCTGGACGAACGGCCCGAGGTACGTGTCACGGTGGGGGTCGATGGCGCGCCGTATTTCGAGATGCGCCGCACCTTCCTGCTGGCCACCACCATTTCTTCCCTGCTGGGCATCGTGTTGGCCGTCATCTCCAGCTACTGGATTGCCCGCGCCGGGCTGGCGCCGCTGCGTCGCATGTCGGCTCGTGCCCAGAGTTTTTCGCCGCGCAAGCTGTCGGCACGAATGCCGGTAGAAGCGCTGCCGGAAGAACTGTCGGTGCTGGCCGACGCCTTCAATGGCGCGCTGGAACGCATCGAACAAGCCTATACCCAGCTCGAAGCCTTCAATGCCGACGTCGCCCATGAATTGCGCACGCCGCTGGCCAACCTGATTGGCCAGACCCAGGTGGCGCTGGCGCGCGAACGCAGTGCCGGCGAATTCAAGGATGTGCTGCAATCGAACCTGGAAGAGCTGGACCGCATCCGCTCCATCGTCAATGACATGCTGTTCCTGGCCCGCTCCGACCAGGGCGAAGCCGCCACCGCCCGGGTGCCGGCGCGAGTGGCCGATGAAGTGCACAAGACCGCGGATTTCTTTGAATTCGTGCTCGACGATGCTGGCATGGGCATCACCGTCACCGGCGACACCACCACCACGGCCACCATGGAAACGGCGCTCTTCAAACGCGCCCTCACCAACCTGATCCAGAACGCCATCCAGCATTCCCCGCAGGGAGCGCAGTTGCGCATCGATATAGCGTCGGGCCAGGACATGGTCAGCGTGGCCGTGACCAACCCTGGTCCGGCCATCGATGAACAGCACCTGCCGCGACTGTTTGATCGCTTCTACCGGGTCGACAGCGCGCGCCAGGACATCAACGGCAGCCATGGCCACGGCCTGGGCCTGGCCATCGTCAAGGCCGTGGCGCGAATGCATGGCGGACGCGCCTTCGCCAGCAGCAGCGACGGGCACAACACCATCGGCTTTACCATTGCCCGGCAATAG
- a CDS encoding heavy metal response regulator transcription factor yields MKILIVEDEQKMSEYLCKGLTEQGCAVDVAYNGVDGQHLAIQHDYDVIVLDVMLPGIDGFAVLRSLRTVKQTPVIMLTARDSVEDRIKGLHDGADDYLIKPFSFLELLARLQALTRRGRVQEAPQLRIGDLQIDLISRKAFRGGLRIDLTAKEFALLAVMARRQGEILSKTAIAELVWDMNFDSNTNVVEVAIKRLRAKIDAPFEQKLLHTVRGMGYVLEPRATADASDD; encoded by the coding sequence ATGAAGATCCTGATCGTCGAAGATGAACAAAAGATGTCCGAGTACCTCTGCAAGGGGCTGACCGAGCAAGGTTGTGCGGTCGATGTGGCTTATAACGGGGTGGATGGGCAACACCTGGCGATCCAGCACGACTATGACGTCATCGTGCTGGACGTGATGCTGCCGGGCATCGATGGCTTTGCCGTACTGCGCTCGCTGCGCACGGTCAAGCAGACCCCGGTGATCATGCTGACCGCGCGCGACAGCGTGGAAGACCGCATCAAGGGCTTGCACGATGGCGCCGACGACTACCTCATCAAACCCTTTTCCTTCCTCGAACTGCTGGCGCGCCTGCAGGCGCTGACCCGCCGCGGCCGCGTGCAGGAAGCGCCGCAGTTGCGCATCGGCGACCTGCAGATCGACCTGATCTCGCGCAAGGCCTTCCGTGGCGGCTTGCGCATCGACCTGACCGCCAAGGAATTTGCGCTGCTGGCCGTGATGGCACGACGCCAGGGTGAAATCCTCTCCAAGACCGCCATTGCCGAACTGGTCTGGGATATGAACTTCGACAGCAATACCAACGTGGTGGAAGTGGCCATCAAGCGCCTGCGTGCCAAGATCGACGCGCCGTTCGAGCAAAAGCTGCTGCACACCGTGCGCGGCATGGGCTATGTGCTGGAGCCGCGCGCCACGGCCGATGCCAGCGATGACTGA
- a CDS encoding efflux RND transporter periplasmic adaptor subunit, which translates to MNTSPTPRTPSTPSTSSMSFKRTTLAVGISTALLLAGGIAAWSTMQHASAADQPTTKTAPPVAVTLARVQERDVPLYLAGVGTVTANASVVVKTRIDGQLDKVGFKEGEDVKKGQLLAQIDPRALQAQLAQAEAQRAKDAANLMNARLDLQRYTTLRSQDAATQQQLDTQKALVAQLEAAVKTDEAQIAYAKVQLSYTTITAPISGRVGARLVDPGNIVHAADATGLVVINQIDPITLMFTLPEEAVSGINRAQRNSQQPLKVIAYARDSQEVLATGKLVLLDNQINTSNGTVQLKARFDNAEHKLWPGQYVNARLQMTDHGSALTVPAAAIQRNQQGTYVYAINQDDQANMQAVKVDRIQDGIAVLAAGSGVTVDQRVVIDGQYKLKPGSRIVESKPQPAKAAGAGAGSVGTEAKGSTK; encoded by the coding sequence ATGAACACCTCACCCACGCCTCGCACCCCTAGTACCCCTAGCACCTCGAGTATGTCGTTCAAGCGCACCACCCTGGCCGTGGGCATCAGCACGGCCCTGCTGCTGGCCGGCGGCATCGCCGCCTGGAGCACCATGCAACACGCCAGCGCGGCCGACCAGCCCACTACCAAGACCGCACCACCGGTGGCGGTGACGCTGGCACGGGTGCAGGAACGCGACGTGCCGCTCTACCTGGCCGGCGTCGGTACCGTGACGGCCAATGCCAGCGTGGTGGTCAAGACCCGCATCGATGGCCAGCTGGACAAGGTCGGATTCAAGGAAGGCGAAGACGTCAAGAAGGGCCAACTGCTGGCCCAGATCGACCCGCGCGCCCTGCAGGCGCAACTGGCGCAAGCAGAGGCACAACGCGCCAAGGACGCCGCCAATCTGATGAATGCCCGGCTGGACCTGCAACGCTACACCACCCTGCGCAGCCAGGATGCCGCCACCCAACAGCAGCTCGATACGCAAAAAGCCCTGGTGGCGCAGTTGGAGGCGGCCGTCAAGACCGATGAAGCGCAGATCGCCTATGCCAAGGTGCAACTGAGCTACACCACCATCACCGCCCCCATCTCGGGCCGCGTCGGCGCGCGCCTGGTCGATCCGGGCAACATCGTCCATGCCGCCGATGCCACCGGCCTGGTGGTCATCAACCAGATCGATCCGATCACACTCATGTTCACCCTGCCCGAAGAAGCGGTGAGTGGCATCAACCGCGCCCAGCGCAACAGCCAGCAGCCGCTCAAGGTGATCGCCTATGCCCGCGATTCGCAGGAAGTGCTGGCCACCGGCAAGCTGGTCTTGCTGGACAACCAGATCAATACCAGCAATGGCACCGTGCAACTGAAGGCCCGCTTCGACAATGCCGAGCACAAGCTGTGGCCGGGCCAGTACGTCAATGCGCGCCTGCAGATGACCGATCATGGCAGCGCCCTGACGGTGCCGGCTGCGGCCATCCAGCGCAACCAGCAAGGTACCTACGTCTATGCCATCAACCAGGACGACCAGGCCAATATGCAAGCGGTCAAGGTCGATCGCATCCAGGATGGCATCGCCGTGCTGGCCGCGGGCAGTGGCGTGACGGTTGACCAGCGCGTGGTCATCGATGGTCAGTACAAGCTCAAGCCGGGTAGCCGCATCGTCGAGAGCAAGCCGCAGCCGGCCAAGGCGGCTGGTGCTGGCGCGGGATCTGTTGGCACCGAAGCGAAAGGAAGCACCAAGTGA
- a CDS encoding PepSY-associated TM helix domain-containing protein yields the protein MRALLVLLHRWFGLAVAVFLFIAGVTGALISWDHELDAWLNPQLFDAHSAQGPVAGQPLPGLELARRVEAAEPALRVTYVLTETEPGHTSNMMVEPRIDPATGKLYHLDYNQIAVDPVTAEIQGRRMWGAISLSRENLLPFLYKLHYTMHLPEAGGIETGIWLMGIIGIVWSLDCFIALYLSFPNWRSWRKSFVFRWRDGGHKLQFDLHRSGGVWIWVLLLVLAVSSVSMNLEGQVMRPILQTFSTLTASPFDTRTPLAPEKVPQPRISREQAVVLGREQGHKLGLTEPVGGVFYSGMFGVYGVGFFQPGNDHGDVGLGNAWLYFDAMSGAYEGGKIPGRGSAGDIFLQAQFPLHSGRILGLTGRVLISLMGVLVAMLSVTGVILWVRKRRARVQQRARLAEKKTPARERPVTGLR from the coding sequence ATGCGCGCCCTTCTGGTTCTTCTCCATCGCTGGTTCGGCCTGGCCGTGGCCGTATTCCTGTTCATTGCCGGTGTGACCGGCGCGCTGATCTCCTGGGATCACGAACTGGATGCCTGGCTCAATCCGCAACTGTTCGACGCTCATAGCGCCCAAGGGCCGGTTGCCGGCCAACCGCTGCCCGGCCTGGAGCTGGCGCGGCGGGTGGAAGCTGCCGAGCCGGCCCTGCGGGTGACCTATGTGCTCACGGAGACCGAGCCCGGTCACACCAGCAACATGATGGTCGAGCCACGTATCGACCCTGCCACCGGCAAGCTCTATCACCTGGACTACAACCAGATCGCAGTCGATCCGGTCACCGCCGAGATTCAGGGGCGACGCATGTGGGGAGCTATTTCACTCTCGCGCGAGAACCTGCTGCCTTTTCTCTACAAGCTGCATTACACGATGCACCTGCCCGAGGCCGGTGGTATTGAAACCGGCATCTGGCTTATGGGCATCATTGGCATCGTGTGGTCGCTGGATTGCTTTATTGCGCTCTACCTGTCCTTCCCCAACTGGCGTAGCTGGCGCAAGTCCTTCGTGTTCCGCTGGCGCGACGGCGGCCACAAGTTGCAGTTCGACCTGCACCGCTCAGGCGGGGTCTGGATCTGGGTTCTGCTGCTGGTGCTGGCGGTGAGCTCGGTATCGATGAACCTGGAGGGCCAAGTGATGCGTCCCATCCTGCAGACGTTCTCGACACTGACCGCCAGTCCTTTCGATACACGCACGCCCCTGGCGCCAGAAAAAGTGCCGCAGCCACGCATCTCGCGCGAACAGGCGGTGGTACTGGGCCGTGAACAGGGGCACAAGCTGGGGCTCACCGAGCCGGTGGGCGGGGTGTTCTATTCGGGCATGTTCGGCGTGTATGGTGTGGGCTTTTTCCAACCGGGCAATGACCATGGCGATGTCGGCCTGGGCAATGCCTGGCTCTATTTTGATGCCATGAGTGGCGCCTATGAAGGCGGCAAGATTCCCGGTCGCGGCAGTGCCGGCGATATCTTCCTGCAGGCGCAATTCCCGCTGCATTCCGGTCGCATCCTCGGGTTGACCGGGCGCGTACTGATCTCGCTGATGGGTGTACTGGTGGCGATGCTGTCGGTCACCGGTGTGATCCTCTGGGTGCGCAAGCGCCGTGCGCGCGTGCAACAGCGTGCGCGCTTGGCCGAAAAAAAGACACCGGCCCGTGAGAGGCCGGTGACCGGACTGCGCTAG
- a CDS encoding 2-hydroxyacid dehydrogenase — MSPRLPIPFVSQGDAASVAAWLQALRLALPEEELVAFADLDQQQRSQCRLAIVANPDPAQLKLLPQLQWVHSVWAGVERLVADLGQTDLQITRLIDPRLAATMAEAVLAWTLYLHRDMPYYARQQRAHQWQPLDYVLPEQRRVGLLGLGALGEAAAVALRQARFPVLGWSRSARQVAGVQTFSGMAGLAQMLTQSDILVCLLPLTAHTRGLLDAARLALLPPQAQLINFARGPIIDDAALHQALDAGQLRHAVLDVFAIEPLPPDAWPWSHPAVTVLPHCSAPTDTTTASAIVAANIRHYRRSGEIVANVDLRRGY, encoded by the coding sequence ATGAGCCCACGCCTTCCCATCCCCTTCGTCAGCCAGGGTGATGCCGCCTCGGTCGCCGCCTGGCTGCAGGCCTTGCGCCTGGCCCTGCCGGAAGAAGAGCTGGTCGCCTTTGCCGACCTGGACCAGCAGCAGCGCTCGCAATGCCGTCTGGCCATCGTCGCCAATCCCGATCCGGCGCAATTGAAACTGTTGCCGCAGTTGCAGTGGGTGCATAGCGTCTGGGCCGGGGTGGAGCGGTTGGTGGCTGACCTCGGGCAGACCGATCTGCAGATCACGCGCCTGATCGATCCACGGCTGGCTGCCACCATGGCCGAGGCGGTACTGGCCTGGACGCTCTACCTGCATCGCGATATGCCGTACTACGCACGCCAGCAACGCGCCCATCAATGGCAGCCGCTGGACTATGTGCTGCCCGAGCAGCGCCGCGTCGGCCTGCTGGGCCTGGGCGCGCTGGGCGAGGCGGCTGCTGTGGCCCTGCGCCAGGCGCGCTTCCCGGTGCTGGGCTGGAGCCGCAGTGCGCGCCAAGTTGCGGGCGTGCAGACCTTCAGCGGCATGGCTGGCTTGGCGCAGATGCTGACCCAGAGCGATATCCTGGTCTGCCTGTTGCCGTTGACTGCGCACACGCGTGGCCTGCTGGATGCTGCGCGTCTGGCATTGTTGCCGCCGCAGGCCCAGCTCATCAATTTTGCACGTGGTCCCATCATTGATGATGCAGCTTTGCATCAGGCGCTCGATGCCGGGCAACTGCGTCATGCGGTGCTGGATGTGTTCGCCATCGAACCCTTGCCGCCCGATGCCTGGCCCTGGTCGCATCCGGCGGTGACAGTCTTGCCGCATTGCTCGGCGCCGACCGATACGACGACGGCCTCGGCCATTGTGGCCGCCAACATCCGGCATTACCGCCGCAGCGGGGAGATTGTGGCCAATGTCGATCTGCGGCGCGGTTACTAG
- a CDS encoding universal stress protein — MSYKSILVHVDQSRHAAQRIRIAAELARAQQAHLIGSAVSGISNFITMEGAAYIAAQMDGFRDRALAALENFDKIANSVGVPSCEKRFVDDDAEGGLALQARYADLVVVSQADLDDADDSFLTDLPEYVMLNSPRPVLIIPSAGEFKHVGKNALIAWDGSMESTRAITAALPLLRQADNVTVVIFNSDKRLGTHGEQPGADIALYLARHGVKVEVAQEQTPLDIGNALLSLAADKGSDLLVMGGYGHTRFREVLLGGVTLTILKTMTLPVLMAH; from the coding sequence ATGAGCTACAAGTCCATCCTGGTCCACGTCGACCAGTCGCGTCACGCCGCCCAACGCATCCGCATTGCTGCCGAGCTGGCCCGGGCCCAGCAGGCGCACCTGATCGGCAGCGCCGTCAGTGGCATCTCCAACTTCATTACCATGGAAGGCGCGGCCTACATCGCAGCGCAGATGGATGGTTTCCGTGACCGCGCCCTGGCCGCCCTGGAAAACTTCGACAAGATCGCCAACAGCGTGGGCGTGCCCTCCTGCGAAAAACGCTTCGTCGATGACGATGCCGAAGGCGGACTGGCCCTGCAAGCGCGTTATGCCGACCTGGTGGTGGTCAGCCAGGCCGACCTGGACGATGCCGACGACAGCTTCCTGACCGACCTGCCCGAATACGTGATGCTCAACTCCCCGCGTCCGGTGTTGATCATCCCCAGCGCCGGTGAATTCAAGCACGTGGGCAAGAATGCCCTGATCGCCTGGGATGGCAGCATGGAATCGACCCGCGCCATCACCGCCGCCCTGCCGCTGCTGCGCCAGGCTGACAACGTGACGGTGGTGATCTTCAATTCCGATAAGCGCCTGGGCACCCATGGCGAACAGCCGGGCGCCGACATCGCGCTCTACCTGGCGCGCCATGGTGTGAAGGTGGAAGTGGCCCAGGAACAGACCCCGCTGGACATCGGCAACGCCCTGCTCTCGCTGGCCGCCGACAAGGGTTCGGACCTGCTGGTCATGGGCGGCTACGGTCACACCCGCTTCCGTGAAGTGCTGCTGGGCGGGGTGACGCTGACCATCCTCAAGACCATGACGCTACCGGTGCTGATGGCGCACTGA
- a CDS encoding VOC family protein: MQSIFHLAYHVRDLDQARRFYCDLLGCREGRSTDTWVDIDFFGHQLSLHLGQPFTVSNTGQVGHHLVPMPHLGVILPMQHWQQLADRLTASAAVQFVLAPQIRFAGEPGEQATMFFLDPSGNPIEIKGFKNLDTVYAT, translated from the coding sequence ATGCAATCCATCTTCCATCTGGCCTACCACGTGCGCGATCTGGACCAGGCGCGCCGCTTCTATTGCGACCTATTGGGTTGCCGGGAAGGCCGCAGCACCGATACCTGGGTCGATATCGACTTCTTCGGCCATCAACTCTCGCTGCATCTGGGGCAACCCTTTACGGTGAGCAACACCGGCCAGGTCGGCCATCATCTGGTGCCCATGCCGCACCTGGGTGTGATCCTGCCGATGCAGCACTGGCAGCAACTGGCCGATCGGCTCACCGCCAGCGCTGCCGTCCAATTCGTGCTGGCACCGCAGATCCGCTTTGCCGGTGAGCCGGGCGAGCAGGCCACCATGTTCTTCCTCGATCCCTCGGGCAATCCCATCGAGATCAAGGGGTTCAAGAATCTCGATACGGTGTACGCCACATGA
- a CDS encoding efflux RND transporter permease subunit codes for MSVSAAFIKRPIGTTLLALAILLVGIAVWPLLPVAPLPQVDFPTIQVTAQLPGGSPETMASNVAQPLERQFSLIAGLSQMTSQSTLGTTQITLQFDLNRSIDAAALDVQAAINASTGQLPANLPSPPTFRKINPADSPIMIMSVQSDALPLTVVNDYADNILAQQISQISGVGLVNVNGQQKPAVRIQVDPAKLATLGISLEDIRGVIATTTVNQPKGTVDGARQAFTVYTNDQLLKAEQWNDMVLAWRNGAPIRVKDIGVAVDGPENNKIAAWAFSGAANTADHTITNGRSIVLAITKQPGANVIETVGRIKAAMPRLRAAIPAAIHVNTLIDRTQTIRASVEDVEFTLVLTIALVVMVIFVFLRNVAATLIPSVTVPLAIMGTAGVMYVVGYSLDNLSLMALTIAVGFVVDDAIVMLENIYRYVEEGMTPLEAALKGAGEIGFTIISISVSLVAVFIPLLLMGGIVGRLFREFAVTVTLTIGVSVIISLTLTPMLCSRFLKNEHGRQHGKLYQWFERCFDAMLNGYKRGLDVVMRHQFITLMSFIATVALTVALFIFIPKGFFPQQDNGVIVGFAESSQDTSSAAMHERLLKVADVVRQDPDVIGFAMSAGSTTFNTGQFFIALKPKDEGRTTNADEIIARLRPKVARIEGVNLFMQASQDINVGGRLSRTQYQYTITDTDLDELNVWAPRMLERFRRLPQLTDVASDQQNQAAAAVITIDRARASSFGISPSLIDATIYDAIGQRQVAQYFTQINSYHVILEVTPQLQKDPSLFDKLYLTSPLTGQQVPLSTFVKIDTSKTSYLSISHQSQFPAVTISFNLAKGVSLGEAVDVIQKTKDEMGVPQTLVGNFQGTAKAFGDSLSSQPYLIAAALIAVYIVLGLLYESYIHPLTILSTLPSAGVGALLILMIGGYDLSVIALIGIILLIGIVKKNGIMMIDFALTAERTQGMKPEQAIYQACLLRFRPIMMTTMCALLSGLPLMLGHGAGSELRRPLGYAMVGGLVLSQALTLFTTPVVYLYLDRAHYWYERKKKARQERKAARLAQGH; via the coding sequence GTGAGCGTTTCCGCCGCCTTCATCAAGCGCCCCATCGGCACCACCCTGCTGGCGCTGGCCATCCTGCTGGTGGGCATCGCGGTCTGGCCGCTGCTGCCGGTGGCGCCGCTGCCGCAGGTCGATTTCCCCACCATCCAGGTCACCGCGCAATTGCCCGGGGGCAGTCCCGAGACCATGGCCTCCAACGTGGCGCAGCCGCTGGAGCGGCAGTTCTCGCTCATTGCCGGCCTGTCGCAGATGACCTCGCAGAGTACCCTGGGCACCACCCAGATTACCCTGCAGTTCGACCTCAACCGCAGCATCGACGCCGCCGCCCTGGATGTGCAAGCGGCCATCAATGCCTCCACCGGACAGTTGCCCGCCAACCTGCCCAGCCCACCGACCTTCCGCAAGATCAACCCAGCCGACTCGCCCATCATGATCATGTCGGTGCAGTCCGATGCGCTGCCACTGACGGTGGTCAACGACTACGCCGACAACATCCTGGCCCAGCAGATCTCGCAGATCTCCGGCGTGGGCCTGGTCAATGTCAACGGCCAGCAAAAGCCGGCGGTGCGCATCCAGGTCGATCCGGCCAAGCTGGCCACGCTGGGCATCAGCCTGGAAGATATCCGAGGGGTGATCGCCACCACCACCGTGAACCAGCCCAAGGGCACCGTCGATGGTGCGCGCCAGGCCTTTACCGTCTATACCAACGACCAGTTGCTCAAGGCCGAGCAATGGAATGACATGGTCCTGGCCTGGCGCAATGGCGCGCCGATCCGGGTCAAGGACATCGGCGTGGCCGTCGATGGCCCGGAAAACAACAAGATCGCCGCCTGGGCCTTCTCCGGTGCGGCCAATACCGCTGACCACACCATCACCAATGGCCGCTCCATCGTGCTGGCCATCACCAAGCAACCCGGTGCCAACGTGATCGAGACGGTCGGTCGCATCAAGGCGGCCATGCCGCGCCTGCGCGCCGCCATTCCAGCCGCCATCCACGTCAATACCCTGATCGACCGCACCCAGACCATCCGCGCCTCGGTGGAAGATGTGGAATTCACGCTGGTGCTGACCATCGCGCTGGTGGTGATGGTGATCTTCGTGTTCCTGCGCAACGTGGCCGCCACGCTGATCCCCTCGGTGACGGTGCCGCTGGCCATCATGGGCACGGCCGGCGTGATGTACGTGGTCGGCTACAGCCTGGACAACCTGTCGCTCATGGCATTGACCATCGCCGTGGGCTTCGTGGTGGATGACGCCATCGTGATGCTGGAAAACATCTACCGCTACGTCGAAGAAGGCATGACACCGCTGGAGGCGGCCTTGAAAGGCGCGGGCGAGATCGGCTTCACCATCATCTCGATCTCGGTGTCGCTGGTGGCGGTGTTCATTCCGCTGCTGTTGATGGGCGGCATCGTGGGCCGCCTGTTCCGCGAGTTCGCGGTGACGGTGACGCTGACCATTGGCGTGTCGGTCATCATCTCGCTGACCTTGACCCCCATGCTGTGCTCTCGCTTCCTGAAGAATGAACATGGCCGCCAGCACGGCAAGCTGTACCAGTGGTTCGAGCGCTGCTTCGATGCCATGCTCAATGGCTACAAGCGTGGGCTGGACGTGGTGATGCGGCACCAGTTCATCACCTTGATGAGCTTCATCGCCACGGTGGCGCTGACGGTAGCGCTGTTCATCTTCATTCCCAAGGGTTTCTTCCCGCAGCAGGACAATGGCGTCATCGTCGGCTTTGCCGAATCCTCGCAGGACACCTCTTCGGCGGCCATGCATGAGCGCTTGCTGAAGGTGGCCGACGTGGTACGCCAGGACCCGGACGTGATCGGCTTTGCCATGAGTGCCGGTTCCACTACCTTCAACACCGGCCAGTTCTTCATCGCCCTCAAACCCAAGGATGAAGGCCGCACCACCAATGCCGACGAAATCATTGCCCGCCTGCGCCCCAAGGTGGCCCGCATCGAAGGCGTGAACCTGTTCATGCAGGCCAGCCAGGACATCAACGTCGGTGGTCGCCTCTCGCGCACCCAGTACCAGTACACCATCACCGACACCGACCTGGATGAACTGAACGTGTGGGCGCCGCGCATGTTGGAACGCTTCCGCCGGTTGCCGCAATTGACCGACGTCGCCTCGGACCAGCAGAACCAGGCGGCCGCCGCGGTGATCACCATCGACCGGGCACGCGCCTCCAGCTTCGGTATCTCGCCGTCGCTCATCGACGCCACCATCTACGACGCCATCGGCCAGCGCCAGGTTGCACAATACTTCACCCAGATCAACAGCTATCACGTGATCCTGGAAGTCACGCCGCAACTGCAGAAGGATCCTTCACTATTCGATAAACTCTACCTGACCTCGCCCCTGACCGGGCAGCAGGTGCCGCTATCGACCTTCGTGAAGATCGATACCAGCAAGACCTCCTATCTGTCGATCAGCCACCAGAGCCAGTTCCCGGCGGTGACCATTTCCTTCAACCTGGCCAAGGGGGTGTCGCTGGGCGAGGCAGTGGACGTGATCCAGAAGACCAAGGATGAGATGGGTGTACCCCAGACCCTGGTGGGCAACTTCCAGGGCACGGCCAAGGCCTTCGGCGATTCGCTCTCCTCGCAGCCCTACCTGATCGCGGCGGCCTTGATTGCGGTCTACATCGTGCTGGGCCTGCTCTACGAGAGCTACATCCACCCGCTGACCATTCTCTCCACCCTGCCCTCGGCCGGCGTGGGGGCGCTGCTGATCCTGATGATAGGCGGCTATGACCTGTCGGTGATTGCCTTGATCGGCATCATCCTCTTGATCGGCATCGTCAAGAAGAACGGCATCATGATGATCGACTTCGCCCTCACCGCCGAGCGCACCCAGGGCATGAAGCCGGAACAGGCGATCTATCAGGCCTGCCTGCTGCGCTTCCGCCCCATCATGATGACCACCATGTGCGCCCTGCTCTCGGGTCTGCCGCTGATGCTGGGCCATGGCGCGGGCTCCGAGCTGCGCCGCCCGCTGGGCTATGCGATGGTGGGCGGGTTGGTGCTGTCGCAGGCCTTGACGCTGTTTACCACGCCGGTGGTCTACCTCTACCTGGACCGTGCCCACTACTGGTATGAGCGCAAGAAGAAGGCGCGCCAGGAACGCAAGGCGGCGCGCCTGGCGCAAGGACATTGA